A genomic region of Maniola hyperantus chromosome 5, iAphHyp1.2, whole genome shotgun sequence contains the following coding sequences:
- the LOC117982272 gene encoding E3 SUMO-protein ligase NSE2-like, translating into MADNDLADLRKQCISSLYLCADNVLKYLDEERDSELALLKNCVREYCTMEAMQDLEAQALVKATRETDVSSVDCLDEKYNAHLQSMQAQRRQNIDNHPFMLEFEKRIRTAQLTSSQNLNESDIAITETHEAFLDPITKKPIEDPVRNTNCGHVYERAAILSHVQQRNKAKCPVVGCGNREPVQLSHLVDDDALRMRLSASNNRSILDMDDMDSQ; encoded by the exons ATGGCAGACAATGATCTCGCAGACTTGAGAAAGCAATGCATCAGCAGTCTATACTTATGTGCGGATAATGTATTGAAGTATTTGGACGAGGAAAGAGACTCCGAGCTAGCTCTGCTGAAGAACTGTGTACGAGAATATTGTACTATGGAGGCGATGCAAGATTTAGAAGCACAAGCACTGGTTAAGGCAACT AGAGAAACAGATGTGTCAAGTGTCGATTGCCTGGATGAGAAATACAATGCCCACCTCCAGAGCATGCAGGCTCAGAGACGGCAGAATATTGACAATCACCCGTTTATGCTGGAGTTTGAGAAGAGAATCAGAACTGCACAATTGACTAGCTCAC aaaaCTTGAATGAGTCAGATATAGCAATAACAGAAACCCACGAAGCCTTT CTGGATCCAATAACAAAGAAGCCCATCGAGGATCCGGTGCGGAACACGAACTGCGGGCACGTGTACGAGCGCGCCGCCATCCTGAGCCACGTGCAGCAGCGGAACAAGGCTAAGTGTCCAG TGGTGGGATGCGGCAACCGCGAGCCAGTGCAGCTGTCTCACCTCGTGGACGACGACGCGCTGCGCATGCGCCTCTCCGCTTCCAACAACCGCTCAATACTGGACATGGATGACATGGACTCGCAGTGA